Part of the Kineococcus aurantiacus genome, ACGCGCGGGCGGCCGCGCGGGTCATCCACTCCCCGACGAGCTTGGTCTGGCCGTAGGGGTTGATGGGCTCGGCGGGCCCGTCCTCGCGGACGACCTCGGTGTCGGGGGCGCCGTAGGTGGCGGCCGAGGAGGAGAACACCAGCTTGCCGACGCCCGCGGTCTCCATGGCCTGCAGCAGGTTCGCCGTGCCGCCGACGTTCTGCGACCAGTACCGCGCGGGCTTGGCGACCGACTCGCCGACCTGCTTGCGCGCGGCGAAGTGGATGACGGCGTCGACGTCGTGCTCGGCGAAGGCCGCCGCCAGCGCGGGCGCGGCGGCGTCGGTGGCCAGGTCCAGCTCCACGACGGGGGCGTCCCCGACCCGCTCGGCCCGCCCGTTGGACAGGTCGTCGACCACCACGACCCCGGTGCCGCGCTGCTGCAGCAGCCGCACCACGTGGGACCCGATGTACCCGGCACCGCCCGTCACGAGAACGCTCATGCCGCGACCCTACCCACCCGCCCCCGCCGGTCCCGTAGGTTCGCCCCGTGCTCAGACTCACCAACACCGTGCAGGCGTACGCGTGGGGTTCGACGACGGCGGTCCCGCAGCTGCTGGGCCGTGAACCGGACGGCACGCCGCAGGCGGAGCTGTGGATCGGCGCGCACCCCTCGGCGCCCTCGCGGGTGGGGGACCGGGGGCTGGACGAGCTCATCGCCGCCGCCCCCGCCGAGTTCCTCGGCCCGGGGCAGGAGCGGCTGGGGTTCCTGCTGAAGGTCCTCTCGGCCGCCGCGCCGCTGTCGCTGCAGGCCCACCCCGACGACGCGACCGCGGCCCGCCGCTTCGCCGAGGAGGAGGCCGCGGGGGTGCCGCTGGACGCCCCGCACCGGCTCTACAAGGACACCTCGCACAAGCCGGAGCTGCTGTTCGCCCTGGAGCCGTTCGCGGCGATGGCCGGTTTCCGCTCACCCGCCGCGGCCCGGGAGCTGCTGGCGGGCCTGGACCTGCCGGCGCTGCCGCCGCGGCCCCGGGAGCTGTTCGACGCGCTGCTGGCGGCGCTGGCCGGGCCGGAGGCGCTGCGGGAGGCGACGCGGCTGCTGCTGACCGCCCCCGCGGAGGCGGTCGGCCCGCTCGTGGAGGCCGTCGCCCCGGCGTGCGCCGGGCTGGAGGACTCGTCCGCGCGCTGCGTCGTGGACCTGGCCGCCGCCCACCCCGGCGACCCCGGCGTCCTGGTCTCGGTGCTGCTGAACCAGGTGCGGCTGGCCCCGGGGGAGGCGCTGTACCTGCCCGCGGGCAACGTCCACGCCTACCTGGAGGGCACGGGCGTGGAGCTCATGGCCAGCTCCGACAACGTCCTGCGCGGCGGCCTGACGACCAAGCACGTCGACGTCGCCGAGCTGCTCGACGTCCTGGACTTCCGCGAGCTGCCGCCGCCGCTGCTGCCCCCCGAGGTGGTCTCCGAGGACGAGCTGGTGTTCTCCCCGCTGCCGGACTTCGCCCTCACCGTCCTCACCGTGGGCCGCGAGCACGTGTGGGAGCGGGCGGTCCCGCGCACGGTGCTCGTCCTGGAGGGGTCGGTGACGCTGTCCTCGGCGGCGGGGACCGTGGAGCTGGGCCGCGGCCAGAGCGCCTTCGTCACGGCCGCCGAGCACCCCGTGGGCGTCAGCGGGTCGGGGCGGCTGGCCGTCGCGTCGCCCGGGACGCCCGCCGGGTGAGCAGGTGCAGCAGCGCGCCGATCGCCAGCAGGACCGCGGCGCGCAGCCACACCCCGGCCTCCTGCTGGGTCAGCAGCGCCACGCACGCCACGACGCCCAGCACGGGCAGCGCGGTGGGGGCGCGGAAGTGCCGGTGCCCGACGCGGTCGCGGCGCAGCACCAGCACCGCGACGTTGGTGCTGATGAAGACGACGAGCAGCAGGAGGACGACCGTGGCGGCCAGCGTCGCCAGGTCACCGCTGAGCACCAGCGCCATGGACACCAGCGTCGTGACGACGATCGCGACCCACGGGGTGCGCCGCCCCGGCAGCAGGCGGCCCAGCACGGGCGGCAGCAGCCCCTCGGTGGCCATGCCGTAGGTCAGGCGGCTGCACATGATGGCGGTCAGCAGCGCCCCGTTGGCGACGGCGATGAGCGCCACCAGCGAGTACAGCCAGCCCGGCAGGCCGACGTCGGCGACCCGCACGACCTCCAGCAGCGGCCCGCTGGACCCCTGGACCTGTTCCGGCGCGACGGCCGTGGACACGGCCAGCCCGACCAGGACGTAGACGACGCCGGCGACGGCCAGCCCCCCGAACAGGGCCCGCGGGTAGGTGCGGCCGGGGTCGACGGCCTCCTCGGCCACGTTCGCCGACGTCTCGAACCCGACGAAGGAGTAGAACGCCAGGACGGCCGCCGCGAGGACCCCCGCGACGGGGGAGTGGTCGGGGGAGAACTCCAGGACGCGGCCCGGGGAGCCGTCGCCGCGGCCCAGCACCACCGCGGCCAGCGCCACGACCAGCAGCAGCCCGCCGACCTCCACGACGGTCATGACGACGTTGGCCCGCAGGGAGTCCTTGATGCCGCGCGCGTTGAGCAGCGCGACGAGGACGAGGAACACCAGGGCCGCCGGGAGCGGCGGGACGTCGACCAGGGCCCCCAGGTAGTCGCCGGCGAACGCCAGGGCCAGCCCCGCCACGCTCGTCACCCCGGCCGCGAGCATGGAGAAGCCGACGAGGAACGAGACGACCGGGCGGCCGAAGGCGCGCTGGGCGAAGACGGCCGCCCCGCCGGCCTTGGGGTACTTCGTCACGAGCTCGGCGTAGGAGGACGCCGTCAGCAGGGCCAGGACGAGCGCCACCAGCAGCGGCACCCAGATCGCCCCGCCGACCTCACCGGCCAGCTCCCCGACGAGGGCGTAGATGCCCGCGCCCAGGACGTCGCCCAGGATGAACAGGAACAGCAGCTTGCCGCTGATGGCCCGCCGCAGGGTGGGGGGCGCGTCCGCCGAGGTCGTGGTGCTCACGCAGGGGCCCTACCCCCCTGCCGGTCTGGGCAACCGCAGCGACCGCGGCGACCGCGAGTGCACCGTCAGCGCCGGTCCTCCCGGGGCCGGTCCCACCGGTCCCCGTGCAGGGCCCGGGCCAGGACGGGGGCGGCCAGCAGCATCACCAGCAGCCGCAGCACCTGCACCGACAGCACGAACGTCGCGTCCGCCCCCGACCCCACGGCCGCGGCCAGCACCGCGTACAGCCCGCCGGGGGTCGTGGCCAGGTACGTGTCGAGGGTCGGCAGCCCCGTCGCGCGGGACAGCGCCAGCCCCAGCGCGGCGCTGCCCGCGACCCCGACGACGATGAGCGCGAACGCCGCCGGGAGCACCCGGGCGACCGTGGCCAGGCTGGTGCGGGTGAACCGCAGGCCGATCTGCAGGCCGACGAGCGCGTACGCGACTTGCTGCAGCGGGTCCGGGACCCCCGAGCCGCCGGTCAGGCCGCTCAGGGAGGCCAGCGCGGCCAGGGCCAGCGGACCCAGCAGGGTGTGCGCGGGCAGGTGCGCCCTGCGGCCCAGCCACGGCCCGGCCACCCCGCACACCACGACGAGGACCAGCCCCACCGGCCAGTCCTGCGGGGCCGTCACCTCCGCCGCGGCCCGCACGCCGAACACGAGGTTCAGCACCACCGGCAGCGACAGCACCACCAGCAGCACCCGCACGTACTGCACGACGGCCACGACGCGCTCGTCGGCGCCCAGCTGCCGGGCGATGGCGACGAGCCCGCTGGCCCCGCCCGCGACCAGGGCGAACGCCCCCGTCACGGCGTCGACGTCCCGGTGCCGGCCCAGCAGCCAGCCCGTGCCCAGGCTCAGCGCCAGCGTGCCGAGGGTGACGGCCAGCACGGGCAGCCAGTGCTCGCCCAGCGCCGACAACGTCGACAGCTGCACGAGGGTGCCGATGGTGACGCCCACGACGGCCTGCCCCGCCGTCCCGGCCCGGGCCGGCAGCCGCACGGCCTCCCGCGCGACGAGCGCGTCCACCAGCCCCACCGCCAGCCCCGCGAACAGGGCGGGGGAGGGCAGGCCGAGGCGGCGCAGCAGCAGGGTCGCGACGACGGTGGCGAGGACCAGGACGAGGACGTGACCCGCGCGGCGCACTACGCCGCGAGGGTGGCCGTGGTGCGCTCGGCGGCGAGGACGCGCTCGGGCAGCGCGGCCAGCGACGGCGTCACGACGACCGACCCCGTCCGCGCCCACGCCGCCAGCGGCCCGCGCACCACGTCCGCCGGGCCCACGTCGGTCAGCAGCCGCACCCCCGCCGGCCACGCCGCGCCCGCCTCGGTGGCCGCGGTCAGCACCGCCGGGTGCGCGATGGTCGACCCGTCCGCCAGCTCCAGGGCCGGGTCCTCCCGGCCGGGCGCCTCCAGCGGGGAGTACGTGTCGCCGTAGCCCGTCACGACGCGCGCGTAGTCCAGGGCCCCCGCGGGGACCTCCGCGCCGAAGTCCACCGCCAGCGGCGCCAGGGACACCGCGATCCGCTCGGCCGAGCCCCCGCGCCGCAGCGCCTCGGTCGAGGAGGAGACCAGGACGTCGGCGGGTGCGTCCGCGCCCAGGCGCACCGCGGCCCCCGTCGACCACACCGCGAGCTGGAACACCAGGGTCCGCCAGTGCGTCGGCAGGTCCAGCGCCACCACCGACCCCGGCCCCACCTCGAACTCCTCCTCGAGCAGGTTGGCCGTCTTCGACACCCACGTCGCCAGGACCCGCGCCGACAGCTCGACCCGTTCACCGCTGCTCGCGTAGTCGCTCGCGTACCACGTCAGCCGCGGGGCGGTGGGGTCGTCGTCGAGCAGTCGGCGCAACACGGGGAGCACGGCGTCACTGTAGGTTCTCCCGGCGTGAGCGACGAACGGCGCGACGCCGCCTGGACCTGGGGAACGCGCCGGCACGGGGGCCCGGGGGTCCGCATCGTTGCGACAACGCTGCCGGTGAACGGCAGCGTTGTCGCAACGATCCGAACCCCCGCCGCGCCCCCCGGGTCCGCGGCGTGAGCGAGGCCCGCCCGCACGCCGCAGGGGTCCTCCTGACGCGCGTGCCCGTCGTGGCCGCCGCGGCCGTCGCCGCCGTCACGGCCGTCGCCGTCCCCCTCGTGCTGCTCGACCTGTGGACCCCCGCCGTCGCCGTCCCCGTCGCCCTCGTCGCCGCCGCCCTCGCCGGCCGGCTCGCGTGGGGGACGCCCGTCGTGGCCGCCGGGCGCTGGTCCGCCGGGGGCAGCGCCGCCCTGGCCGTCGCCGCCGGGGCGTGGGCGGCCCTCACCCACGCCGAGCACGTCGTCCTGCGCCGCGACGCCGGGTCCGTGGCCCTGTACGCCCACCAGCTCGCCACCCACCACGGGCTGCCCGTCGACGCCTCCCTCGACGCCCTCGGCGGGGCCGCGGCCCTCGCCGACCCCAACCTCACCGTGGCCTCCCCGGCCTTCTACGAGGTCGGCGACCACGTCGTCCCGCAGTTCCTGCTCGGCGCCCCCGCCCTGTACTCCCTGGGGGAGTGGGCCGGCGGGTGGACGGGGATGTTCCTCGTGCCCGCCGTCCTCGGCGCCCTCGGGGTGCTCGCCGTCGCCGGGTTCACCGCCCGCGTCGTCGGCGCCCGCTGGGCCCCGCTGGCCGCCGGCGTCCTCACCCTCGCCCAGCCCGTCCTGCACGCCAACCGCTCCACCTACTCCGAGCCGCCCGCGCTGCTCGTGCTCGTCGGCGCCGCCTCCCTGCTCGTCGCGCTGCTGCCCGCCACCGGCCGCACCGCGGCCCGCCTCGGCGGCGGGGCCGGGCTGCTGGTGGGGGCCTGCGGCCTCGTGCGCATCGACTTCCTGCGCGAGGTCGCCGTCCTCGTCCCCGTCGTGGCCGTCCTGCTCCTGGTCCGCCACCCCGGGGCGCGGGCCCTGGCGGCCGGCACGGGGCTCGCGTCGGCGTTCGCGGTCGCCGCGGCGCTGCTGACGTCCCGGCCCTACCTGGCCACCATCGCCGGGTCGCTGCTGCCGCTGGTGGCGGGGCTGGTGTTCCTCACCGC contains:
- a CDS encoding amino acid permease gives rise to the protein MSTTTSADAPPTLRRAISGKLLFLFILGDVLGAGIYALVGELAGEVGGAIWVPLLVALVLALLTASSYAELVTKYPKAGGAAVFAQRAFGRPVVSFLVGFSMLAAGVTSVAGLALAFAGDYLGALVDVPPLPAALVFLVLVALLNARGIKDSLRANVVMTVVEVGGLLLVVALAAVVLGRGDGSPGRVLEFSPDHSPVAGVLAAAVLAFYSFVGFETSANVAEEAVDPGRTYPRALFGGLAVAGVVYVLVGLAVSTAVAPEQVQGSSGPLLEVVRVADVGLPGWLYSLVALIAVANGALLTAIMCSRLTYGMATEGLLPPVLGRLLPGRRTPWVAIVVTTLVSMALVLSGDLATLAATVVLLLLVVFISTNVAVLVLRRDRVGHRHFRAPTALPVLGVVACVALLTQQEAGVWLRAAVLLAIGALLHLLTRRASRATRRPAAPTR
- the manA gene encoding mannose-6-phosphate isomerase, class I — translated: MLRLTNTVQAYAWGSTTAVPQLLGREPDGTPQAELWIGAHPSAPSRVGDRGLDELIAAAPAEFLGPGQERLGFLLKVLSAAAPLSLQAHPDDATAARRFAEEEAAGVPLDAPHRLYKDTSHKPELLFALEPFAAMAGFRSPAAARELLAGLDLPALPPRPRELFDALLAALAGPEALREATRLLLTAPAEAVGPLVEAVAPACAGLEDSSARCVVDLAAAHPGDPGVLVSVLLNQVRLAPGEALYLPAGNVHAYLEGTGVELMASSDNVLRGGLTTKHVDVAELLDVLDFRELPPPLLPPEVVSEDELVFSPLPDFALTVLTVGREHVWERAVPRTVLVLEGSVTLSSAAGTVELGRGQSAFVTAAEHPVGVSGSGRLAVASPGTPAG
- the galE gene encoding UDP-glucose 4-epimerase GalE; its protein translation is MSVLVTGGAGYIGSHVVRLLQQRGTGVVVVDDLSNGRAERVGDAPVVELDLATDAAAPALAAAFAEHDVDAVIHFAARKQVGESVAKPARYWSQNVGGTANLLQAMETAGVGKLVFSSSAATYGAPDTEVVREDGPAEPINPYGQTKLVGEWMTRAAARAWGLRAANLRYFNVAGAGWDDLGDTAVMNLIPIVFSALDAGKAPSVFGDDYPTPDGSCVRDYVHVLDLAQAHLAALDHLAQDERPFDTFNVGTGTGASVFEVLAEVRQVTGVDVQPVVEPRRAGDPPRLVADVERITGTLGWHATKSLHDIVTSAWDAWRR
- a CDS encoding AbrB family transcriptional regulator, which codes for MRRAGHVLVLVLATVVATLLLRRLGLPSPALFAGLAVGLVDALVAREAVRLPARAGTAGQAVVGVTIGTLVQLSTLSALGEHWLPVLAVTLGTLALSLGTGWLLGRHRDVDAVTGAFALVAGGASGLVAIARQLGADERVVAVVQYVRVLLVVLSLPVVLNLVFGVRAAAEVTAPQDWPVGLVLVVVCGVAGPWLGRRAHLPAHTLLGPLALAALASLSGLTGGSGVPDPLQQVAYALVGLQIGLRFTRTSLATVARVLPAAFALIVVGVAGSAALGLALSRATGLPTLDTYLATTPGGLYAVLAAAVGSGADATFVLSVQVLRLLVMLLAAPVLARALHGDRWDRPREDRR
- a CDS encoding TIGR03089 family protein, with amino-acid sequence MLPVLRRLLDDDPTAPRLTWYASDYASSGERVELSARVLATWVSKTANLLEEEFEVGPGSVVALDLPTHWRTLVFQLAVWSTGAAVRLGADAPADVLVSSSTEALRRGGSAERIAVSLAPLAVDFGAEVPAGALDYARVVTGYGDTYSPLEAPGREDPALELADGSTIAHPAVLTAATEAGAAWPAGVRLLTDVGPADVVRGPLAAWARTGSVVVTPSLAALPERVLAAERTTATLAA